A stretch of Halogeometricum sp. S1BR25-6 DNA encodes these proteins:
- a CDS encoding VirB4 family type IV secretion system protein: MRSVRNVILQASGGILGQLTEWLLNPTSPEGAAIYAILVVTLVTGGKHLWGRYTDDDEPEVDFSDVLDEKTLKEGHVEGQLLDDISESHKTVIAPAAIEWETRAAHVGEQWTTTLYIADYADYPNDGYLSDLFELTDVEFDLTAHITPKNQQRARNELQDIANDLQVDADLEQSVRSAYLQERANEAAATYKAVESGANVFDQGMFITVRADDKDDLRDSVQKVKSALRDDPANLTPKTAICRQDLALQSAAPIGDNEFGRESIALGGAIGALLSSPHNATILEEGGVEFGIHKDNQSPVVIDPFARDSGYAMFTVGDTGSGKSFGSKQNFIRSIEQSKDRIGIILEPLNNWAGVSEALDAKRITVGGTLGLNPLEIRQTPDHVQRAMGEDASPFNEKLDDAMSFLTNFFALRGISLGDRRTTLELGLKRAYMRNSISDDISTHSNPSPTIREMMDVFEDMVDEPEEFVVRSDEEAGKIREDATWLLDQLRPFEEEGRHANLGKSSEFDIRDEKVIYLDLAQQEGSVDSSTALTMQLLISLVYERAKETDKEVVFVIDEARYIMQDAASLAFLETVFRHHRHHDLSIRLVTQTVDEFFEHAESEAILDQCAVKQFHRLDGMDEEWAEEFGLNHAQMRYVQDAVPGNEDAGFSEALVGVDGEWRGIKVQAMSKEKQVIDFDPAEQTRETLPGADEEAVTTDVQQFREELEQQAASGESQAVTAKPDGGQMEVDEDA; encoded by the coding sequence ATGAGGTCAGTGCGTAACGTCATCCTGCAAGCGAGTGGCGGTATCCTCGGCCAACTCACAGAGTGGCTTCTGAACCCGACGTCGCCCGAAGGTGCGGCGATTTACGCCATACTGGTTGTTACCCTCGTGACCGGTGGCAAACACCTCTGGGGCCGGTACACCGACGACGACGAACCGGAAGTCGATTTCTCAGATGTCCTCGACGAGAAGACGCTCAAAGAGGGTCACGTAGAGGGCCAACTCCTCGACGACATCTCCGAATCCCATAAGACAGTGATTGCGCCGGCAGCCATCGAGTGGGAGACACGAGCAGCTCACGTCGGCGAGCAGTGGACGACGACGCTGTACATTGCTGACTATGCCGACTACCCGAACGACGGCTACCTGAGCGACCTCTTCGAGTTGACCGACGTCGAGTTCGACCTCACAGCACACATCACACCGAAGAACCAGCAACGGGCGCGGAACGAACTGCAGGACATCGCTAACGACCTTCAGGTCGACGCCGATCTTGAACAGAGCGTCCGGAGTGCGTATCTCCAGGAGCGAGCGAACGAAGCGGCTGCGACCTACAAGGCCGTCGAGAGCGGCGCGAACGTCTTCGATCAAGGGATGTTCATCACGGTTCGCGCCGACGACAAGGACGACCTCAGGGACTCAGTCCAGAAGGTCAAGAGTGCGCTCCGCGATGACCCGGCGAACCTCACACCGAAAACCGCGATCTGTCGGCAGGACCTCGCGCTGCAATCGGCAGCGCCGATCGGAGATAACGAATTTGGCCGCGAGTCGATCGCCCTCGGTGGTGCTATCGGTGCACTCCTCTCGTCACCGCACAACGCGACAATCCTCGAAGAGGGTGGGGTCGAGTTCGGTATCCACAAGGACAATCAGAGTCCCGTCGTCATCGACCCGTTTGCCCGTGACAGCGGGTACGCAATGTTCACCGTCGGCGATACTGGCTCCGGGAAATCGTTCGGCTCGAAACAGAATTTCATCCGCTCGATCGAACAGAGCAAGGATCGCATCGGCATTATTCTTGAACCGCTCAACAACTGGGCGGGTGTCTCCGAAGCACTCGATGCGAAACGTATCACCGTCGGTGGGACGCTCGGCCTGAATCCTCTGGAGATTCGCCAGACACCCGACCACGTCCAGCGGGCGATGGGTGAGGATGCGAGTCCGTTCAACGAGAAACTCGACGACGCGATGAGCTTCCTGACGAACTTCTTCGCACTGCGCGGTATCTCGCTCGGGGATCGTCGGACGACACTCGAACTCGGACTCAAACGCGCCTACATGCGTAATAGTATCTCCGATGATATATCGACGCACAGTAACCCAAGCCCGACGATTCGGGAGATGATGGACGTCTTCGAGGACATGGTCGACGAACCGGAGGAGTTCGTCGTCCGGTCCGACGAGGAGGCTGGGAAGATCCGTGAGGACGCGACGTGGCTTCTGGATCAACTACGCCCCTTCGAGGAAGAGGGTCGCCACGCCAACCTCGGGAAGTCCTCGGAGTTCGACATCCGCGACGAGAAGGTCATCTATCTCGATCTCGCCCAGCAGGAGGGCAGCGTCGACAGTAGTACAGCGCTGACGATGCAGTTGCTCATCTCGCTCGTATACGAACGAGCGAAAGAGACAGACAAGGAAGTCGTGTTCGTTATCGACGAGGCGCGGTACATCATGCAGGACGCCGCGAGTCTAGCGTTCCTCGAAACGGTGTTCCGGCACCACCGTCACCACGACCTCTCGATCCGACTCGTCACCCAGACGGTCGATGAGTTCTTCGAGCACGCTGAGTCCGAGGCCATTCTTGACCAGTGTGCCGTCAAGCAGTTCCATCGCCTGGATGGGATGGACGAGGAATGGGCCGAGGAGTTCGGTCTGAATCACGCACAGATGCGCTACGTACAGGACGCGGTGCCCGGCAACGAGGACGCCGGGTTCTCCGAGGCGCTCGTCGGTGTCGACGGCGAGTGGCGCGGGATCAAGGTGCAGGCAATGTCCAAGGAAAAGCAAGTTATCGATTTCGACCCGGCTGAGCAGACACGAGAAACACTGCCCGGTGCTGACGAGGAGGCCGTTACTACTGACGTGCAGCAGTTCCGTGAGGAGCTAGAACAGCAGGCCGCAAGCGGAGAGTCACAGGCGGTCACTGCGAAACCTGATGGTGGTCAGATGGAGGTGGATGAGGATGCGTGA